A single window of Leeuwenhoekiella sp. MAR_2009_132 DNA harbors:
- a CDS encoding TonB-dependent receptor domain-containing protein, translating into MKLFCLGLLLICTLNLQAQKCNYSISGAVRDFHDGNVLVNATLSVNGYDIYSVSDFDGNYKLNGLCAGSYTITITHPECEVAEFTIRLSGDVKRDFKLEHHTEELNAVTVRGENINKGSASATEAVLHTETLENYSNASLGDALREIPGVSSLNTGSTVVKPVIQGLHSSRVLIINNGTRMEDQEWGVEHAPNLDLNTASSITVVKGAGALRYGGDAVGGVIVTDVPKAPVKDTLFGKTILSGATNGRSLGVTTSLLKAFKSGFYILGQGTTKFAGDLESPDYVLSNTGLREHDFSVGFGLNKFTYGFDAYYSFYNSEVGILRASHIGNVSDLVRAINSGVPNLVSEFTYGINAPKQDVQHHLAKFSFFKRFENAGKLSLDYSFQQNNRKEFDIRRGDDRDKASLDLQLTTHTLATNFLYDAITGFKANLGAEGSYQENYPNPNTGIRRLIPDYEMYTFGAYISADFDVTDQLRIDGGVRYDYSEVDAQKYYQNSRWEERGYETDFGNLVVDRLDNQLLVNPVFDYNNFSGTLGVRYNLATNWDLKLNLSTASRAPNPAELFSDGLHHSAAIIELGDLRLEKEQSYKASLELNGQTGGFSFGINPFYNRINDFIILEPNGLQFTNRGAFPVYQYAQVDARLYGIDIQAGYAISSNFNLTSAFAYVNGQDLKRNRALIDMPAPNLNTTLSFTKPEWNNLNLSIRNQGVFKQTRFPDNDFEVTYINDGGQQTTETVAVSKPPAGYSLFHFASSVDLNVFKQSQLTLGLYVDNVLNIAYRDYLNRQRYFADDLGRNFRIQLKLNY; encoded by the coding sequence ATGAAATTATTCTGTCTTGGGTTATTGCTGATTTGTACATTAAATCTGCAAGCTCAAAAATGCAACTATAGCATTAGCGGAGCCGTACGTGATTTTCACGATGGTAATGTATTAGTAAACGCTACTCTTAGTGTAAATGGTTATGATATTTATTCGGTTTCTGATTTTGATGGTAATTATAAATTAAATGGCCTTTGTGCAGGATCCTACACGATTACCATTACACATCCTGAGTGTGAAGTTGCAGAATTTACAATTCGGCTTTCGGGTGATGTAAAACGCGATTTTAAATTGGAGCATCATACCGAAGAGCTCAATGCTGTTACGGTAAGAGGCGAGAATATAAATAAAGGGTCTGCGTCTGCAACAGAAGCTGTTTTACATACTGAAACACTAGAAAATTATAGTAATGCCAGTTTAGGAGATGCGCTGCGCGAAATTCCCGGTGTATCCTCGCTCAATACAGGTAGTACTGTGGTAAAGCCAGTAATACAAGGTTTACACAGTAGTCGTGTGCTTATTATTAATAACGGTACCCGTATGGAAGATCAGGAGTGGGGCGTAGAACACGCACCTAATCTTGATTTAAATACAGCTTCATCGATTACAGTAGTTAAAGGTGCAGGTGCACTGCGATATGGTGGTGATGCCGTAGGTGGTGTAATTGTTACTGACGTTCCTAAAGCTCCTGTTAAAGACACGCTTTTTGGAAAAACTATTCTTAGTGGGGCTACAAATGGTCGGAGCTTAGGGGTTACTACAAGCTTATTAAAAGCTTTTAAATCTGGATTTTATATTTTGGGTCAGGGGACTACAAAATTTGCCGGGGATTTAGAAAGTCCTGATTATGTTTTGTCTAATACCGGTTTGCGGGAACATGACTTTTCGGTTGGTTTTGGGCTTAATAAGTTTACCTATGGTTTTGATGCTTACTATAGCTTTTATAATTCTGAAGTTGGAATTTTACGAGCCAGTCATATAGGAAATGTAAGTGATCTGGTACGGGCTATAAATAGTGGTGTGCCTAATTTAGTTTCTGAATTCACCTATGGCATAAATGCTCCTAAGCAAGATGTGCAGCATCACCTGGCTAAATTTAGTTTCTTTAAGCGATTTGAAAATGCAGGGAAATTGAGTCTAGATTATTCTTTTCAGCAGAATAACAGAAAGGAATTTGATATTCGACGAGGAGATGATAGAGATAAAGCATCACTAGATTTGCAGCTAACTACACATACACTTGCAACAAATTTTCTGTACGATGCTATAACCGGCTTTAAAGCTAATCTAGGGGCAGAGGGTTCGTATCAGGAGAATTATCCCAATCCTAATACCGGAATCCGTAGGTTAATTCCAGATTATGAGATGTATACCTTTGGGGCATATATTTCAGCAGATTTTGATGTAACAGACCAGTTGCGTATAGACGGTGGTGTGCGGTATGACTATAGTGAGGTAGATGCTCAAAAATACTATCAAAACAGTAGGTGGGAGGAGCGCGGTTATGAGACAGATTTTGGTAATCTGGTAGTTGACCGCTTAGATAACCAGTTGTTAGTTAACCCTGTTTTTGATTATAATAATTTTTCAGGAACCCTGGGAGTGCGATATAATCTAGCTACAAATTGGGATCTAAAACTTAATCTAAGCACAGCTTCTAGAGCTCCTAATCCTGCAGAACTATTTAGTGATGGGTTACATCATTCTGCGGCAATTATCGAATTAGGAGATCTAAGATTAGAGAAAGAGCAGTCGTATAAGGCGAGCTTAGAGCTTAATGGTCAAACAGGTGGCTTTTCCTTCGGAATAAATCCGTTTTACAACCGTATCAATGATTTTATAATTTTGGAGCCAAACGGACTTCAGTTTACAAATCGTGGTGCTTTTCCTGTTTATCAATATGCTCAGGTAGACGCGCGTCTTTATGGTATTGATATTCAAGCTGGCTATGCTATAAGTTCTAATTTTAATTTAACCTCGGCATTTGCTTATGTGAATGGTCAGGATTTAAAGCGAAATCGCGCATTGATAGATATGCCTGCTCCGAATTTGAATACGACGCTTTCTTTTACAAAACCTGAATGGAATAATTTAAATCTATCTATAAGAAATCAAGGTGTCTTTAAACAAACGCGCTTTCCAGATAATGATTTTGAGGTGACCTATATAAATGATGGAGGCCAACAAACAACTGAAACGGTTGCAGTAAGTAAACCTCCCGCCGGCTATAGTTTATTTCATTTTGCATCTTCAGTAGATTTAAATGTGTTTAAACAATCCCAATTGACCTTAGGTTTATACGTGGATAATGTTTTAAATATAGCGTACCGAGATTACCTGAATCGTCAGCGTTATTTTGCTGATGATCTGGGTAGAAATTTTAGAATACAATTAAAACTCAACTATTAA
- a CDS encoding RNA polymerase sigma factor RpoD/SigA: MRQLKITKQVTNRESKSLNTYLQDVSKLDMITADEEVELAQRIREGDQIALERLTKANLRFVVSVAKQYQNQGLKLPDLINEGNVGLVKAAKRFDETRGFKFISYAVWWIRQSILQAISEHSRTVRLPLNKIGTISKINKAFSYLEQSLERPPSADEIAKELDMTVAKVKLAMKNSGRNLSMDAPFKEGENDSNLYDVLKSGESPNPDADLMQESLGTEIERALETLSPRESDVIKLNYGLGGEQPHTLQEIGEMFDLSRERVRQIREKGIRRLRHTSRSKVLKTYLG; this comes from the coding sequence ATGAGACAACTCAAAATCACCAAGCAGGTAACCAATCGGGAATCAAAATCTTTAAATACCTATTTACAAGATGTAAGTAAGCTCGATATGATTACAGCTGATGAGGAGGTCGAGTTGGCACAACGCATTCGGGAAGGCGATCAGATAGCTTTAGAACGATTGACGAAGGCTAATTTGCGTTTTGTGGTATCTGTTGCTAAACAATACCAAAACCAGGGTTTAAAATTACCAGATTTAATTAACGAAGGTAATGTAGGACTTGTAAAAGCAGCTAAACGATTTGACGAAACCCGTGGATTTAAATTTATCTCCTACGCGGTTTGGTGGATTCGCCAGTCTATTTTACAGGCCATTTCAGAACACTCAAGAACTGTGCGTTTACCTCTTAACAAAATTGGTACTATTAGTAAGATTAACAAAGCGTTTTCTTACTTAGAGCAAAGTTTAGAGCGCCCACCATCTGCAGATGAGATTGCAAAAGAACTTGATATGACTGTAGCTAAAGTAAAATTAGCTATGAAGAACTCAGGTCGTAATCTTTCAATGGATGCACCTTTTAAAGAAGGTGAGAACGACTCAAACCTATATGATGTATTGAAATCTGGTGAATCACCTAATCCTGATGCAGACTTAATGCAGGAATCATTAGGAACAGAAATCGAACGTGCTTTAGAAACACTTTCTCCTCGTGAGTCTGATGTTATTAAATTAAATTATGGTTTAGGTGGCGAGCAACCACATACGCTTCAGGAAATTGGAGAAATGTTTGATTTAAGCCGTGAACGCGTACGTCAAATTCGTGAAAAAGGAATTCGTAGATTACGTCATACCTCAAGAAGTAAAGTGCTTAAGACTTACTTGGGATAA
- a CDS encoding transglycosylase domain-containing protein, with amino-acid sequence MKIKWVRYPAIAVSGLFLVFSLFFFSIYLGAWGSLPSRYELTHLEQSLATQLVDRNGEEIGKYYIFDRRPIAFNEIPKHLKDALVATEDVRFYKHDGIDKRSLFRVFFKTLLMQDDSAGGGSTLTQQLVKNIYDRREGGALSLVVSKFKEFILAQRLEDVYSKNEILNLYLNTVPFPDNTFGIESASQKFFNKSTEELTLSESAILVGTLKANNSYNPRLYPENAKRRRDVVLKQMLRYNYLKPQDTVGMERDTIRLNYQKHSDLGIAPYFRELIRKEAREILKNYKKEDGSPYDLYQDGLTIHTTLDKNLQVYAEEAMKEHMAELQAQYEKAYGNYAPWKKDAILEPNLKKLDIYKRLEKAGLTEDQIYDSLSVKSERTVFDWDLKKTTQNISTRDSIAHYLSLLNCGFLALEPETGGVLAYIGGIDFNNFKYDHVSQSERMVGSTFKPFVYTTALEKDIAPCTYYSADQEVYYFNNKSWSPANSGGSDSTSVSYSLKGALSNSVNTVAVKVLLDVGIDNVIAQAKRMGITSKLPRVPSLALGTAQIKIRDLASAYTSFLNKGKPMKTYYITKITDKAGKTIADFKPVTPEKSVMRNFTREAMVQMMRGTVSEGTASRLRYKYKLKNDIAGKTGTTQDNKDGWFVGLTPYMVAVTWVGNDDYRIGFSSTGIGAGANSALPIYAKFMQRMNADTTYTKLTKQRFAAPSGSVSEALSCPPIVRDSTSQVQSFLANIFGGGKEEVNTKKQVYLDGNGTIIRTENESVNPDEDLEFTEDNNKPESGKDDTKKGFFSFLKRKNKNEDN; translated from the coding sequence ATGAAGATTAAATGGGTGCGTTACCCTGCAATCGCTGTTAGTGGTTTATTCCTTGTATTCTCACTATTTTTCTTTAGCATTTATCTAGGTGCCTGGGGCTCTCTTCCTTCAAGGTATGAGTTAACTCACTTAGAGCAATCATTGGCTACTCAACTAGTTGACCGTAATGGTGAAGAAATAGGAAAGTATTACATCTTTGATAGAAGACCTATTGCTTTTAATGAAATTCCTAAACATCTTAAAGACGCTCTTGTCGCTACAGAGGATGTACGTTTTTACAAGCACGACGGTATAGATAAGCGGAGCCTATTTAGAGTTTTTTTTAAAACCCTATTAATGCAGGATGATTCTGCAGGTGGCGGTAGTACTTTAACTCAACAGCTAGTTAAGAATATTTATGACCGCCGCGAAGGTGGTGCTTTGAGCCTTGTGGTTTCTAAGTTTAAAGAATTTATATTAGCGCAGCGTCTCGAAGACGTCTATAGTAAGAATGAAATTCTAAATCTATATCTCAATACAGTACCCTTTCCTGATAATACATTCGGAATAGAAAGCGCCAGTCAAAAATTCTTTAATAAAAGTACCGAAGAATTGACTTTAAGCGAATCTGCAATTCTCGTGGGTACGCTGAAGGCAAATAATAGCTACAATCCAAGACTGTATCCAGAAAATGCAAAACGCAGAAGGGATGTAGTTTTAAAACAAATGTTACGTTATAACTACTTAAAACCTCAGGATACTGTGGGAATGGAACGTGACACCATTCGTCTTAATTATCAAAAACATTCAGATTTAGGAATAGCCCCCTACTTTAGAGAACTTATACGTAAAGAAGCTCGTGAAATTCTTAAAAATTACAAGAAAGAAGATGGTTCTCCATATGATTTGTATCAGGATGGTCTTACAATACATACTACCTTAGATAAAAATTTACAGGTATATGCAGAAGAAGCTATGAAAGAGCATATGGCCGAGCTGCAGGCACAATACGAGAAAGCTTATGGTAATTATGCTCCCTGGAAAAAAGATGCCATTCTGGAGCCTAATTTAAAGAAATTAGACATTTATAAGCGTCTTGAAAAAGCGGGACTTACTGAAGATCAAATTTATGATTCTCTAAGTGTTAAGTCAGAACGCACTGTTTTTGACTGGGATCTTAAGAAAACTACTCAAAATATATCTACAAGAGACAGTATTGCTCATTATTTATCACTTTTAAATTGTGGTTTTCTGGCATTAGAACCAGAAACCGGTGGTGTATTAGCTTACATAGGTGGTATAGATTTTAATAATTTTAAATACGATCACGTAAGTCAAAGTGAACGTATGGTGGGGTCTACTTTTAAACCCTTTGTTTACACAACTGCATTAGAAAAAGATATTGCTCCCTGCACATATTATAGTGCAGATCAGGAAGTGTATTATTTTAATAATAAAAGTTGGTCTCCTGCAAACTCAGGAGGATCTGATAGTACGAGTGTGTCCTATTCTCTAAAAGGAGCTTTGAGTAACTCTGTAAATACGGTTGCTGTAAAAGTTTTATTAGATGTTGGTATAGACAATGTAATTGCACAGGCAAAAAGAATGGGTATTACCTCAAAACTACCTCGCGTACCTTCGTTAGCTTTAGGTACTGCGCAGATAAAAATACGAGATCTGGCTTCGGCGTATACATCCTTTTTAAATAAAGGAAAACCCATGAAAACTTATTATATCACTAAAATTACAGATAAAGCCGGTAAGACTATTGCTGATTTTAAACCCGTTACTCCAGAAAAGTCGGTTATGCGCAACTTTACCAGAGAAGCTATGGTACAAATGATGCGCGGTACTGTAAGTGAAGGTACTGCATCCCGACTAAGGTATAAGTATAAATTAAAAAATGACATTGCAGGTAAGACAGGAACAACTCAAGATAATAAAGATGGGTGGTTTGTAGGACTTACACCCTATATGGTTGCAGTAACCTGGGTAGGTAACGATGATTATAGAATAGGTTTTAGCAGCACGGGAATAGGTGCAGGAGCAAATTCCGCATTACCCATTTATGCGAAGTTTATGCAGCGTATGAACGCAGACACCACCTATACTAAACTTACAAAGCAACGTTTTGCGGCTCCTTCAGGTTCGGTTTCTGAAGCTTTAAGTTGCCCGCCTATTGTTAGAGACAGTACTTCTCAGGTTCAATCTTTTCTTGCAAACATTTTTGGCGGCGGAAAGGAAGAAGTAAATACTAAGAAACAGGTTTACCTAGATGGTAATGGTACAATAATTAGAACCGAAAATGAATCTGTAAACCCAGATGAAGATCTAGAATTTACAGAAGATAACAATAAACCGGAATCAGGAAAAGATGACACTAAAAAAGGATTCTTTTCGTTTTTAAAAAGAAAAAACAAGAATGAGGATAATTAG
- a CDS encoding SLC13 family permease produces MDIAILEVFIILGLTIFFFVTELFPVDKIAIFIIVSLVLLGLVTPEEAISGFSNSATITVLSLMIIAIALEDNGVIAWFAQGLQRLSILPLLILIPTFMFITAGISAFISTTAVVIVFIKIIFQLSERFGIPAGKLLLPVSFAGILGGSCTLMGTSTNLIVNSIAQNRGVDKLGFFEFAWMGGIFLVAGIIIVTIASRFLPKKDPSESLELAYEIDELITTINIKPSSPLVGKTINDTFLKEASDVTLLKLVRNGVTTNAPGKYITLQSGDELVVMADIDNLERIMTDGAHKEEKPAETSDQLAGLPKDIKIESEKDKKEPIAIQLLEILILPGSVFLGSTLSDLKRFNLQGILPIAIKKRKNLRNTKERLIRKNLDQIRIKPGDRILLETDKSSINELNNLEGVVILKTHEPFQPKNKTKKYIATAVLLAVIGLAASGVLSILASSLTGMALLLATNCLEMNKIYTKVDWQIFFLLAGMIPLGVAMTNSGADIWLSDQLLILFEGKDKLFILGAIFLITMIMSGSVSNNATAVIMAPIAISVAAGLELPAKPFLLAVMFAANFSFFTPVGYQTNTLIYNLGIYRFKHFLFIGGILSIVLCVLGTLLLSTLF; encoded by the coding sequence ATGGATATAGCAATATTAGAAGTTTTTATCATACTTGGTTTAACCATCTTCTTTTTTGTCACAGAATTATTTCCAGTAGATAAGATTGCTATTTTTATTATTGTCTCACTGGTCTTGCTAGGACTGGTGACACCAGAAGAGGCTATAAGCGGTTTTTCTAACTCGGCAACTATTACCGTACTCTCCTTAATGATAATAGCCATTGCGCTAGAAGATAATGGAGTAATTGCCTGGTTTGCTCAGGGTCTGCAACGTCTCAGTATCTTGCCGTTACTGATATTGATACCTACATTTATGTTTATTACCGCAGGTATTTCTGCATTTATAAGCACGACTGCAGTTGTAATTGTTTTCATTAAAATTATTTTTCAACTTTCTGAACGTTTTGGTATTCCTGCCGGAAAGTTACTCTTACCGGTTTCTTTTGCAGGTATTTTAGGCGGAAGCTGCACACTTATGGGAACCTCTACAAACCTAATCGTTAATTCAATTGCTCAGAATCGGGGCGTTGATAAATTGGGCTTTTTTGAGTTTGCCTGGATGGGTGGTATATTTCTAGTTGCAGGTATTATCATAGTGACTATAGCTTCACGTTTCTTACCTAAAAAAGATCCTTCTGAAAGTTTAGAGTTGGCTTATGAAATTGACGAACTCATAACTACTATAAACATAAAGCCCTCTTCACCATTAGTAGGCAAAACCATAAACGATACTTTTTTAAAAGAAGCCAGTGATGTAACCTTACTAAAATTAGTACGTAATGGTGTAACAACAAACGCCCCGGGAAAATATATTACTCTACAATCTGGAGACGAACTTGTTGTTATGGCAGATATTGATAATCTAGAACGCATAATGACTGATGGAGCGCATAAAGAAGAGAAACCTGCAGAAACATCAGATCAACTTGCAGGTTTACCTAAAGACATTAAGATAGAATCTGAAAAAGATAAAAAAGAACCCATTGCCATTCAATTATTAGAAATCCTAATTTTGCCGGGATCTGTATTTTTAGGAAGTACACTTAGTGATCTTAAAAGATTTAATCTACAGGGTATTTTACCCATTGCAATAAAAAAAAGAAAAAACCTTAGAAATACTAAAGAACGTCTCATACGTAAAAATCTTGATCAAATACGTATAAAACCGGGAGATCGTATACTTCTAGAAACTGATAAATCGAGTATTAATGAACTCAATAATCTTGAAGGAGTTGTAATTCTAAAAACACACGAACCTTTTCAGCCAAAAAATAAAACTAAAAAATATATTGCAACTGCAGTCTTACTCGCTGTTATAGGATTAGCAGCTAGTGGCGTATTAAGTATTTTAGCCAGTTCACTAACGGGTATGGCGCTGTTACTCGCCACAAACTGTCTAGAAATGAATAAAATTTACACTAAAGTAGATTGGCAGATATTCTTCTTACTTGCAGGTATGATTCCGTTAGGAGTTGCCATGACAAATAGTGGTGCAGATATATGGTTATCAGACCAGTTACTTATTTTATTTGAAGGAAAAGATAAACTTTTTATTTTAGGAGCTATTTTTTTAATAACCATGATAATGAGTGGTAGTGTTTCTAATAACGCCACGGCTGTTATTATGGCGCCTATTGCAATTTCTGTTGCAGCCGGCTTAGAGTTACCTGCAAAACCGTTTTTACTTGCAGTAATGTTTGCTGCAAATTTCAGCTTTTTTACTCCTGTAGGTTATCAAACCAATACCCTTATTTATAATTTAGGCATTTACAGATTCAAGCATTTTCTCTTTATAGGAGGTATTTTATCTATAGTACTTTGCGTGTTGGGAACTCTTTTACTTTCAACACTCTTTTAA
- a CDS encoding Crp/Fnr family transcriptional regulator: MYTAIREHIEKIVPLTDLEFEEFKSILSIHKLRKKETLIIPGNRVDTEFYVVKGCLKAYHTSESGDRSIVQFAIEDWWISDFKAFFNETTAKLTVECIEDSVVLGLKKAALEELYMRIPKFERFFRIKTTRAFISLTGRIQNALEKESSDLYIDFCKSYPNIEQRVPNYEIASYLGIKPESLSRIRKEITLNSLQ, encoded by the coding sequence ATGTATACTGCTATCAGAGAACATATCGAAAAAATAGTCCCACTTACAGATCTCGAATTTGAAGAGTTTAAGAGCATACTCAGTATTCATAAACTGCGGAAAAAGGAAACACTTATAATTCCGGGAAATCGGGTAGATACTGAATTTTATGTCGTAAAAGGTTGTTTAAAAGCCTATCATACTTCTGAGAGCGGTGATCGATCTATTGTTCAATTTGCTATTGAAGACTGGTGGATTAGTGACTTTAAGGCATTTTTTAACGAGACTACGGCAAAATTAACTGTAGAGTGTATTGAAGATTCTGTAGTATTAGGTTTAAAAAAAGCGGCCTTAGAAGAACTGTATATGCGCATTCCTAAGTTTGAACGTTTTTTTAGAATTAAGACAACCCGAGCGTTTATAAGTTTAACTGGTCGCATTCAGAATGCATTAGAAAAGGAAAGTAGTGATTTGTATATTGATTTTTGTAAATCGTATCCTAATATTGAGCAGCGCGTTCCTAATTATGAGATAGCAAGTTATCTGGGCATAAAGCCAGAATCGCTTAGTCGTATTCGCAAAGAGATTACATTAAATAGTTTGCAATAG
- a CDS encoding SDR family oxidoreductase has protein sequence MSLQNKTVIVTGASSGIGEATAKTLAKAGANVVLSARRTDRLKDLKETIEKEGGKAHVITADVTSKEDWKRVIEETHKTYGKVDILVNNAGLMPLSFIENLKVDEWDKMVDVNIKGVLNGVASVVPDMKESKSGHIINISSVAGRKIMPAGAVYCATKYAVRALSEGIRLEMGPKYNTKVTSIEPGFVATELTNTITDDDVKDMMSQYEDLTMLQSQDIADSIYYALTQPGHSSVNEILIRPTNQEL, from the coding sequence ATGAGTTTACAAAATAAAACAGTTATAGTTACAGGTGCTTCAAGTGGAATAGGTGAGGCTACAGCAAAAACATTAGCAAAAGCAGGCGCAAATGTAGTACTGTCTGCAAGACGTACAGATCGCTTAAAAGATTTAAAAGAGACTATTGAAAAAGAGGGTGGGAAAGCACATGTTATTACAGCAGATGTAACCAGCAAAGAGGATTGGAAAAGGGTTATTGAAGAAACTCACAAAACTTATGGCAAAGTTGATATTCTTGTAAATAATGCCGGTTTAATGCCTTTATCCTTTATTGAAAATCTAAAAGTAGATGAATGGGATAAAATGGTTGATGTAAACATTAAGGGTGTTCTTAATGGTGTTGCTAGTGTTGTACCCGATATGAAAGAAAGTAAATCTGGACATATTATTAATATTTCTTCTGTAGCAGGTAGAAAAATTATGCCAGCGGGAGCAGTGTATTGTGCAACTAAATATGCCGTACGCGCCTTAAGTGAAGGAATACGTTTAGAAATGGGACCTAAGTACAATACTAAAGTAACTTCTATTGAACCAGGTTTTGTGGCTACCGAGTTAACCAACACGATTACTGATGATGATGTTAAAGATATGATGTCTCAATATGAAGATTTAACTATGTTACAATCACAGGATATTGCAGATTCTATTTACTATGCCTTGACACAACCAGGTCACAGTAGTGTAAATGAAATTTTAATACGCCCTACTAATCAGGAGTTGTAA
- a CDS encoding flagellar motor protein MotB yields the protein MRIFNTVALVGATLLTVSCVSKKKYTELQGQYDNTVSTLTKTQVEKEELEAKYSAIENRVADYNTKINSLRDENYNKLDLVENIAAISESTKDKMRATLKNTNQQELSGAKTLEDSMNLAISYNLKKNLDMTVSSDDDIQVDIDETVVMINVSDKLLFNSGSYRVSNKADNLLKRLADVINSEPAIEVMVEGHTDDQTVKPGAYIKDNWELSVERSTAIIRELQDNYGVDPKKLIAAGRSSYLPLVDNASKEDRAKNRRTRIVILPNLDKFLSLVGSND from the coding sequence ATGAGAATATTTAATACCGTCGCTCTTGTGGGAGCTACACTACTTACCGTATCGTGTGTATCAAAAAAGAAATACACAGAATTACAAGGACAATACGATAATACCGTATCTACATTAACTAAAACTCAGGTCGAAAAAGAAGAACTTGAGGCTAAGTATAGCGCAATAGAAAATCGTGTAGCAGATTATAATACTAAGATTAATTCACTTAGAGATGAGAATTACAACAAGCTTGATCTTGTAGAGAATATCGCGGCTATATCAGAAAGCACAAAAGACAAAATGCGTGCAACACTTAAGAATACTAATCAACAAGAATTATCAGGAGCTAAAACTCTTGAAGATTCTATGAACCTTGCAATCTCTTATAATTTAAAGAAAAACCTGGATATGACGGTATCATCAGACGATGACATTCAGGTAGATATTGATGAGACTGTGGTTATGATTAATGTATCTGACAAATTATTGTTTAACAGCGGAAGCTACCGCGTAAGTAATAAAGCAGATAATTTACTAAAACGTCTTGCAGATGTGATTAACTCAGAACCGGCTATTGAAGTTATGGTTGAAGGTCACACAGATGATCAAACTGTAAAACCGGGTGCATATATTAAAGATAACTGGGAATTAAGTGTAGAGCGTTCTACTGCAATTATTAGAGAATTACAGGACAATTATGGTGTAGATCCTAAAAAATTAATTGCCGCAGGTCGTAGTAGCTACCTTCCCCTTGTGGATAACGCTTCAAAGGAAGACAGAGCGAAAAACAGACGTACGCGTATTGTAATACTTCCCAATCTTGATAAATTTTTATCACTTGTAGGTAGTAACGACTAG
- a CDS encoding peptidylprolyl isomerase, protein METTDRNIERKVKDNDTVAVHYTGKLANGQIFDSSVDKEPLEFQMGQGQIIPGFEKGLIDMTVNEKKSVTIPEAEAYGEVRKDLFQEVPKADLPPEIDPQVGMGLVAKNPDGTERQLRVAEVRNESIVIDANHPLAGQDLTFDLELVEIK, encoded by the coding sequence ATGGAAACAACAGATAGAAATATAGAACGTAAAGTAAAAGATAACGATACTGTAGCTGTGCATTATACAGGTAAACTGGCTAATGGTCAGATATTTGACAGCTCTGTAGATAAAGAACCTTTAGAATTTCAAATGGGTCAGGGTCAAATAATTCCAGGTTTTGAAAAGGGATTAATTGATATGACTGTAAATGAGAAGAAAAGTGTAACAATACCCGAAGCTGAAGCTTACGGTGAAGTACGCAAAGACTTATTTCAGGAAGTGCCTAAGGCAGATTTACCACCAGAAATTGATCCTCAGGTAGGGATGGGATTAGTTGCAAAGAACCCTGATGGTACTGAGCGCCAATTGCGTGTTGCAGAAGTACGCAATGAGAGCATTGTAATAGATGCAAATCACCCTCTTGCAGGTCAGGATTTGACATTTGACTTAGAGTTAGTAGAGATTAAGTAA